One Ranitomeya variabilis isolate aRanVar5 chromosome 4, aRanVar5.hap1, whole genome shotgun sequence genomic window, ATGGTtgtctcaattacatgtggaaataagttcttaatcaagagtcttgttccattacacagctttggtggatccaaatttctcaatagcagaataggtgctccaggttttagaaagaggttgtgaggaggaagtccttgtggctccgagGAATTAAGGAACTCAgatggataaaataatgcttgagcagggtctattactgtatccactgacttgtaggttgtgcacacacacacacacacacacacacacacacacacacacacacacacacacacacacacgcacacacacacacacatacacacacacctttatatattagatatatatatactgttgtatatcaccacatcaaaaccctgtcatgggcagcccaatctcctgacctgaaccccattaaaaacctctggaatgtaatcaagaggatgatggatagtcacgagccattaaataaagaagaactgcttacattttttccgCCAGaaccgccagaagcagtgtgaatgactggaaagcatgccaagatgcatgaaagctgtgattaaaaatcatggttattccacaaaatattgatttctgaactattcctgagttaaaacattagtattgttgtttttaaatgattatgaacttgttttctttgcattatttgaggtctgaaagcactgtttttttaaattttgaccatttttctttgtcagaaaaaaatacaaaaattattgcttggaaattcagagacgttgtcagaagtttatagaataaaagaacaatttacattttactcaaaagtatacctataaagagaaaaatcagacaaactgaacattttgcagtatatatatatattagctattgAATCCATTCTACGCTcgggtggcgagcatttgtatTGGTAAAAGGTTctacatcctggtatgtgctgcttccatcctgtgtcctaactttatgtgctgctaccatcttgcacctccatcctgtcatatgctgctattATCCTGCGCCcatttcctgtcatgtgcagcccctatGCTGTGCCCTAATCCTGTTTTGTGCATCTGCATGttgtcattctgtcatgtgctgctttgatcctgagccctcatcctgtcatgagcTGCTTCCATCCtgagcccctattctgtcatgtgctgctcgcatcctgcgcccccattctgtcaagtgctgctcccatcctgcgcccccgttctgtcaagagctgctcccatcctgcgcccccgttctgtcatgtgcagcccccatcctgtgcccccctgtcatgtgatgctcctatcctgtgcccccatcctgtcatgtgcttctcccattctgcgcccccatcctgtcatgtgctcctcccatcctgtgcccctgttctgtcatgtgctcccattctgtgtccccatcctgtcatgtgctcctcccatcctgcgcccccattctgtcatgtgctcccatcctgcgcccccatcctgtcatgtgctcctcccatcctgcacccccattctgtcatgtgctcccatcctgcgcccccatcctgtcatgttctcctcccatcctgcgccccggttctgtcatgtgctcccatcctgtcatgttctccTCCCATTCTGCACCTCCGTTCTGTCatgtgcccccatcctgcgcccccatcctgtcatgtgctcctcccatcctgtgcaccgttctgtcatgtgctcccatcctgcgcccccatcctgtcatgttctcctcccatcctgcgcccaggTTCTGTCAtgttctcccattctgcgcccccatcctgtcatgtgctcctcccatcctgtgcatcgttctgtcatgtgctcccatcctgcgcccccatcctgtcatgttctcctcccatcctgcgcccaggTTCTGTCAtgttctcccattctgcgccccgttctgtcatgtgcacccatcctgcgcccccgttctgtcatgtgctcccatcctgcgcccccatcctgtcatgtgctcccatcctgcgccccattctgtcatgtgctgctcccattcatatgccccgtatgctgctctgtaaaggttgatggccccataagattctccatagtatatgccctgtatgctgctccataaagattgatggcccccataagatgctgcatagtatATGCCCTATATGCTGCTCCATAGAAGTTGATggctcccataagatgctccatagtgttaTATGCAatgtatgctgctgcgataaacaaaaacaaaaaaaaagacatactcacctatcgtcgctggacGCCGAATgtcgcagtgtgtcttcaagaaaatggcgctggaAAGCACGTACTGTGCAGGCGCAGTCGGCGCTTTCCGGCGCCTTTTTTTCTTTAAGAAGAACACTGTGGCTATATCGTAACGCTGGGAGCATCTGCGCAGGTGCTTGTCCAGTATATAAAGTggtgggacagagtgacgctcccagcgttatattatagatatacactcactggccactttattaggtacacctgtccaacttcttgttaacacttaatttctaatcagccaatcacatggcggcaactcagtgcatttaggcatgtagacatggtcaagacaatctcctgcagttcaaaccgagcatcagtatggggaagaaaggtgatttgagtgcctttgaacgtggcatggttgttggtgccagaagggctggtctgagtatttcagaaactgctgatctactgggattttcacgcacaaccatctctagggtttacagagaatggtccgaaaaagaaaaaaaatccagtgagcggcagttctgtgggcggaaatgccttgttgatgccagaggtcagaggagaatgggcagactggttcgagctgatagaaaggcaacagtgactcaaatcgccacccgttacaaccaaggtaggcctaagagcatctctgaacgcacagtgcgtcgaactttgaggcagatgggctacagcagcagaagaccacaccgggtaccactcctttcagctaagaacaggaaactgaggctacaatttgcacaagctcatcgaaattggacagtagaagattggaaaaacgttgcttggtctgatgagtctcgatttctgctgcgacattcggatggtagggtcagaatttggcgtaaacaacatgaaatctttgggatgtggtggaacgggaattcgcatcagggatgtgcagccgacaaatctgcggcaactgtgtgatgccatcatgtcaatatggaccaaaatctctgaggaatgcttccagcaccttgttgaatctatgccacgaagaattgaggcagttctgaaggcaaaaggggtccaacccgttactagcatggtgtacctaataaagtggccagtgagtgtatatatatatatatatatatatatataccacaccACTATAGTTCCTGGAAAGGAAAGTTGTAAATCCAGATGACGCTCCATCTGCCAAGTGGGCCTCCTGACAACACCAGCACTGCTGTTTCAGGATGCTTGTCTGTTTACTcatctctgctgttccaaggtgcctgtcTACATACTCATCCCTGGTGTTCCGAGATACCTGTCTGCATGGTCACATTTCATTCCAATCCAGAGGGTTGCTTTCAGATCACATTGGAGGCAAGCATAAGGATAATGTACAACTGGTTTCACCTTTTAGCTTGTTCAAAATCTACCTTGGAATCCTTGTTCTGAGAATTGAAGGAAGCTTCAACTATACGTTTACAGCAACAAAAAATAAAGAGTGTCATCTTTTCTTCTTCTTTCCAAAATGATCATATGGTCATTTCAGATATACAAATTGATCATTACCTTTTTTAGATTTACTATTCACACCTTGAGTTCCCTATGTTACTAAATGTCTTGTAATTTAACTGACGGCATATACTCTGTATGTCCTCTAGATTTTATGAAGCCCTCTACCACATTATTACTTTATACCGATTTCCCAACTCTGGTGATTGTGTTTTTACATGGGACATTGTATGTTTTTAGATTGGTTCATGTTCTttacattcaggtctctacaatatcagatctcattcaggtccctacaatatcagaTCTTCTAAGAGAATTTCCTGACAGACCCATCAAGGATGGACAGGGAAAGGTACAAGATGGAGAAGATAATACACCTAACCCTGGAGATCCTCTTCcgacttactggagaggtgagtgaTTTTGATGGCATCACATCATTTTAACCTATGGGAATTACAgacggacagaactggagaggtgaggtctCTGGAAATATCTGTAGTAATATTTATTAATgtatctctccataaccaggattacacagtagtgaagaagacctctagtgatcgctgtcaggaccctgtgtctgagggatggggaagaccaatGAGCCCAATatcagggcctccacctcaccccctgatacatgaggacatcaatgaccagaagatcctagaactcatctacaagatgattgagctgctgactggagaggtgacactgctgggaatgctgggacattatacagtaacgctttgAAGGGATcgaggggatgacggtatcattgtatgtgtcaggttcctataaggtgtcacgaTGTCGCCatttatttttccatggaggaGTGTGAGTATTTAGAAGGCCACAAaaatctgtacaaggacatcatgatggaggtttcccagcccctcacatcaccaggtaaaagacaggactaaatacacacggcctataattatctctatgtaaataatgaattcagtcctccctgtatgtgtttcgtcCAGTTCTAACCAATAAGAGGACAACACTAGAAGGATGTTCACGTCCTCTTCCTtcccaggactgtaaacaagaaaatcccaatgttcctcaggatcatcaggtagatggagagaaggtgtcatgagatctcccctatgatgtgtagactgctgtgaaggtcttgtgctcagtcttgttttatccaccagtattatatgttttatacttgtgtaatgagaacggtggagatggcaggattagagctgatcatagatgtgacttctccaactGTCTgtaacttttacaatatttgttttagggtgaagatctgacccatattaatactacagagacatatgtgaggggtgatgagtggtgtaaagaagaGATTCTTACAGATATGGACTCAGGTGAGTTTTAACCACTAAGTGCAAAGAAGTCACAGTTTCTTCTCATGGGAAAATATGTGCCATGACAGAAATAATTCTTAACATGTAAATAAAAgttagagacatatgtgaggggtgatgagtggtgtaaagaggagattcttaCAGATAaccacccaggtgagtagtaaccactaaaagcAGAGAAGTCATAGATTCTTCTTATTTGTCAGCTGGTAttcgtggcatcacaaggtattagaTTGGAATAGCAAGGAAAATAAGTTGGCCATAAGGCAGAATCTTTAGTTATGTGTGTAAGTCATGGACACTATTCTTCTGGAATGGGCTACGAGACTGAATTACCTGATTTTCTGTGTCATCTCACCTTAGAAGCTGTCTGGTTAAGATAATTTTTATCAGTTCAACTTGAAAGACAGTCAGGGACTTGTGTGTACCAGTAAATATCAGCAGAGTTTGTGTAATAAGGTTGTAATTCATATTTTCAGTTCTGGCACTTTTTCCATTATTTGATGAATGGTAACAGACTAGCTTGTCCTCACATTGCTTTCAAGTTTCATATATTTCTCTGCAGACATATCTATATCCCCCTGGCTTTGCCTCCTGGTGCCTCTGCTAGGCATTGTGGTTGGAAGCATGGACACTGCCTTGAAGACTACCAGCACTATCCTTTGCAGCACTTCCTTTCCCACTTTTCCCATTATCCATAGCATCAGAATTGGGAGCACACACAACGCTCCTCTTCCATTTACCTGTAGAGTCTTCTCCATGGCTTGCCTCCTATACACGATACTACCAAGGACACTAGATGTATTCAGAGTTGTTATGGTTGCTTGACAGTGACTATGAAGGTGAAAGAATGTTTGTGGTGCTAATATTGACACACTGTAACAACCATGAAAGTACTTATCCCCTTTGTTTCCTCTTCTGTCGCTGGGTGGCACTGCTCCTTTGTTGCATGGAATGCAgagtaaagctggagtcacactaaacgacttaccaacgatcacgaccagcgatacgacctggccgtgatcgttggtaagtcgttgtgtggacgctggggagctgtcacacagacagctctctccggcgaccaacgatcaggggaacgacttcggcatcgttgaaactgtcttcaacgctgccgaagtccccctgcagcacccgggtaaccagggtaaacatcgggctactaagtgcagggccgcgcttagtaacccgatatttaccctggttaccattgtaaaagtaaaaaaaaaaaaacagtacatactcacattctgatgtctgtcacgtcccccggcgtccacagggttaaaactgctttcggcaggagcgctgctaatgcacgcgctgctgccgagagcttccctgcactgactttgtcagcgccggcagtaacagcggtgacgtcaccgctgtgctctgctttacggccggcgctgacacattcagtgcagggaagctctcggcagcagcgcgtgcattagcagcgctcctgccgaaagcagttttaactctgtggacgccgggggacgtgacatacatcagaatgtgagtatgtactgtgtttttttttaacttttacaatggtaaccagggtaaatatctggttactaatcCTActaagcgatgacagcgggtgatcaatgaccaaaaaatggtcctgatcattccccaacgatctcccagcaggggcctgatcattggtcgctgtcacacataacgagatcgttagcgggatcgttgctacgtcaccaaaagcgtgatgttgcaacgatatcgttaacaatatcgttatgtgtgactcagccttaacaatGCAGCAGTCCTATGACTTTTGCTGCCACGCAAAAAGGGAACTTATTGTCTTAAGCCATGGGCAGGTTTTTCCTCTTAACTCTTGAACCTCTGACTCCCACGACCAGTTCTTAGTGCTCTTATTCTGGTACACATGTCAGTTTACCTTTTTCTGAcctcagaccattttctgaattttctATTGTATGTTGATTTTGTCCTGTTCTACTCTCTTGGCACCAACTCAAGACTTGACTATTCCTCCAAGCCTGCACCTATGACTAGCAGCTACTTAGACAACTGAGCCCAGTGTCTATATACCTGTAAAAGGTTTAAAGTGCGAAGACCATGTGACCTTATAATTCGAGCAGCCTGCAGCAAAGTCTGTCAATGGTAGACATTTATAGAGCTGCCAGGTGACCATAGACAGAGAACGTTATTATAGAATAAGTGATCCAAATTATGGATCACCTCCAAGCATTGGTAATTGAATCCAAACCCTTGCCCAGCTAGTCTATTACCTTGCAGACTAATTTTAGCATCTCGAAACTGCTCAGGCCCCAGCCACTGCAACAACTCCCTTGAATATTTGTCTGACTTATTTTTATGTGAccataaacattttttttctagaTAAAGCTGTCACTTGTATTTCATCTGGATATAAGAGCCAGTGTGTAGGATTCATCATTTCCCTTCTGTAGGGTGACTCCCAGTCTTCAGCATTTTTCTACCCCTTGATGCACCAGAACTTTCCACAGTTGAATCGATTTTTATGGCCTATGGCTTTTATATGGTGATCCTGACTAAGGTGTTTTCACAAAAAGTAAATTAACAGTCCTGCAGGGTTGACATACTGCTGAGGAGTACTGTACCCAATTTTGGtgctgggtgttgtgaactctgttctcggactccctcctgtggttgtgagtggtactgtgtgagttatgtctttgggctccctctggtggctcttttgtcattctgcgggtctgtggctgggatcagctgcctcgttacctgctagtcaggtttcctatttaactcacctggaccttcattttttgcctgctgtcgttgtattcagtgctgttttggtttctcctgacttcattcgttttcagtctctccaagagaagctaagtttttgcttgttctttttttgctcatctgtgttctatatgtttctcagtatacgatgagttctgtccagtttgctaatatgtgatctcttgcttgctggtagctttggggtgcagagtttctcccctcacatcgttagttggtgtgggggttcttgcattctctgcgtggatattttttggatagggttttttactgaccgcacagattcttgctatcctctttctattcagtgattagtgggcctcctttgctgaacctgttttcatttctacgtttgtgccttctcctttactcaccgttattatttgtggggggctgttctaaactttggggttatttctctgaggcaagtgaggcttttatttctctctaggggtagccagtttctcaggctgtgaagagacgtctaggaatttaggaacgttccacggctgcctatagtgtgtacggttaggatcagggttgcggtcagtccagttaccacatccccagagcccgtcctatgttctcttacttagctggtcagatttgtgatcctaagccacaaaggatcataacagctgggcCACATACTGTGGAATGATCAGCCCTTTGCCATCAGTTTTGTGTTGGTATTTGTCACCAAATCAAGGACATGTTAGTTCAGTTCCCTTCTCCTTATTCCCTTGATTCAGCCATCTCCCTGACAATTCATCTTGACCTGCAGTCCTGCGAACATAGTCATTAATGAACTGCTGATTCTGAACCTCCACTTAAGACTTGTGTACCTATTACACTTACTAAGGCATCTATTTAGATGGAGGTGACTCACTCCCATCAACAACAAGGGGTCGAGCTACAAGAATTTGTTCTTGGTAACACCTGTGGAGAGCTTGGCCATCATTTGCATGTTTTCTCAGTACAACCACCACCAGAGATACCCATCTAGATGCAAAGATATTTCCCTGTGATTCTGCAAAATTATTGCTTCTTGTTTGTTTATGTTATCTAGATAAATCTGAGTATCTTGAGGCTTTTTATTGATTTTGATTCTGCAGCAAATTCCAGTTATTAGTGTTCTTAATCTGGTTCAACCTTCACTTCTCAACTACGGGAGTTTTCCTTGTTGCTCCTGTTTTTAACCTCAGCACATTTTCTAACTTTTCCACTGCACAACGACTTTGACCCTTGCTGCCCTTTTAGTTCCGACCTAACTATTCTGGCCAATCTACATCACCGGCCAGTGGCTACTCCAAGGACTAGGCCCAGGGTtcttgtgcaaaaccacattcttcTACAGAGTTTACAGGGTAAAGGCTTGATCTCCCCATGGACCTCATAGTTTGAGTAGCTAGCACAAAACCTCTCCATAGTAATTTTTAATGCTTCCAGTCAACCACAAACAAAACTTTGTCACACAGACCCCTTCTTCCTGAAATCTGTTTCAGTTACtagagatggatttacagtgtgtaGCGAATAGCAGACTAACAAGCGGAACCCCTGGTGGCCAGCACTTTGGGAATTTTTTGTATTAAAGTGCATTGAATAATTACTTTTCAAGGCATCTTCTATTACATAAACATAAATTGTTTGAAAGTGCAATTCTATTTTTAAATCTCTTCTTCTTCAGAGATATTGAAGGTCTTGAAGTCCACAAGCCACCAACATCTTTTTAGTTTTCTGTTAGACTATGATGTTTTACATCAGCAACTTGATTAAAAATCTAATTACGTTGCATGCCTAATTGTAGAGACATTAtaatattaacatttcactttttataaAATAATAATACATTTGGTTTTATTCTTGATAGATAACTGTACCAGGAGCTCAGAGGGGCATTCGATATCTTTTGAGCGTAAAGCAGATGATCATGGTACCACACAGGTTACATATGAAGAGCATGCCGTTATGCCAGATATACCCACAGCACTTCACATAAGACTTCTATCCTCAGATTCAAATCCAAAACAGGTCTTATCTTCTGATCCATCACAGACTATTAAGAAAACTAAATGTCACAGAAGCGGAATTATAAGTCAAAGCGGTCACATAGTGATGAAGAAATTTTCATGTTCACAATGcggaaaatgttttaaccggaaatctaATCTTAGTAAACATAAgaaaagtcacacaggagagaaaccatttccTTGcaaagaatgtgggaaatgttttaacgagaaatcgGATCTTttcagacatcagagaattcacacaggggagaagccgtattcatgtccacaatgtggaaaatattttaatcAGAAACCgggtcttgttagacatcagagaattcacacaggagcaaagccatattcatgttcaaaatgtgggaaatgttacaatgttaaatcaaatcttgttagacatgagtGGGTTCACACAGGgataaagccattttcatgttcagaatgtgggaaactttATACAGATAAATCATCTCTTATTAAACATCAATATATTCACATAGGAgcaaaaccattttcatgttcaggatGTGGAAAGTGTTTTAATCGAAAATCAAATCTTGATAGGCATCAAAGAACACACTTAAGCGATAAACCGTATTCCtgtttggaatgtggaaaatgttttgctgGTATCTcagatcttgttacacatcagagaatccacacaggggagaagccatattcatgttcagaatgtgagaaatgttttgcagGTAAGTCAGATCTTcttgcacatcagagaattcatacaggggagaaaccattttcatgttcagaatgtggaaaatgttttaatcaaaaatctaatcttgttagacatcaaaggactcacacaggggagaagcctttttcatgccctgaatgtgggaaatattttactagaAAATCAAGTCTTCATAaccatcaaaaaactcacacagaTGATAACCAATTCTCAAGTTCTGAATTTCAGGAAATATTTTAGCAAGAGATGTGAATAAATTTTTAAACCAATGAAAAATGTATTTGCCTTTTACTAGTTTTTTATGTTTAATTGATTCAGATCATTTAACTAATTTTAGTATAAGATAAGATAATAtgggtaaaataaaaacaaagtacAGTTTTTTGCAGATTATGAAACGccctggattataagatgcactccaaattttgaggagaaaaataggaaaaaaaccttAGTTTTATTAAAATGGTGGtgtttcttataatccatgcgtcttattgctcacCTGGGGTGGTGGCTGCTGTGAAGCGGTTTCTCAGGATCGcttctggaggaggcaagagtggagcgtggctgcaggctgggatgaaggggtgttccGATGTGCGCCGCTGCAGGTGTTCGGTAGTGCTGggtctctgccaacattttgtgaaagcccagagcccctgcacttATATGGTTTACTGTGCGGTGGACTGCGGGAAAATGGCTACCACCGAACACTCGCAGCGtcgcacatcggaacaccccctcatctcagcctgcgcctgcagcaacactccactcttgtctcctccagcagcgacccaggGACCCTGCTCCATCCCGGCtg contains:
- the LOC143766324 gene encoding gastrula zinc finger protein XlCGF66.1-like, with product MDRERYKMEKIIHLTLEILFRLTGEDYTVVKKTSSDRCQDPVSEGWGRPMSPISGPPPHPLIHEDINDQKILELIYKMIELLTGEVPIRCHDVAIYFSMEECEYLEGHKNLYKDIMMEVSQPLTSPGKRQD